A genomic segment from Pelobates fuscus isolate aPelFus1 chromosome 7, aPelFus1.pri, whole genome shotgun sequence encodes:
- the CISH gene encoding cytokine-inducible SH2-containing protein, with protein sequence MSFRHSWTDMILCVQSPQSLLAEQRTCRSSSCVGVPGFLPGQVMHPPNHPRCRGQPPHSSEEPTRAMDTHAPSQTRTRDPEEDLLCIAKTFCYLRESGWYWGSINATDAKQQLQKMPEGFFLVRDSTHHSYLFTLSVQTNRGPTNIRIEYSDGLFRLDSNYLCKPYIMSFPDVVSLVQYYVSNCHSESSKETSRESSPSPPVPPSPKETKGVHFKLLHPLPHGGQSPSLQHLCRLQINQCMAPASNMMDLPLPKRMVEYLQRYPFKL encoded by the exons ATGTCTTTTCGCCACTCTTGGACGGATATGATTCTTTGTGTGCAAAG TCCACAGAGCCTGTTGGCAGAACAGAGGACTTGTAGATCTTCTTCTTGTGTCGGAGTCCCTGGATTTTTACCAGGTCAAGTCATGCATCCTCCAAACCACCCTCGGTGCCGAGGTCAGCCGCCACACTCCTCAGAGGAACCGACCAGAGCAATGGATACCCATGCACCTTCCCAGACACGAACTCGAGATCCTGAAGAAGATCTGCTATGCATCGCTAAAACTTTTTGCTACTTGCGTGAATCTG GTTGGTACTGGGGCTCTATTAATGCCACTGACGCCAAGCAGCAGTTACAGAAGATGCCAGAAGGGTTCTTTCTGGTGAGGGACAGCACTCACCATAGTTACCTGTTCACGTTGTCCGTCCAGACTAATCGGGGACCCACAAACATACGCATTGAGTATTCCGACGGCCTTTTCAGACTGGACTCCAACTATTTATGCAAGCCGTACATTATGTCCTTTCCAGACGTTGTCAGCCTGGTCCAATACTACGTTTCTAACTGTCATTCCGAGAGCAGCAAAGAAACCTCCAGGGAGTCCAGTCCATCGCCACCTGTGCCACCTTCACCTAAAGAGACAAAAGGTGTTCATTTCAAGCTTCTGCATCCTCTTCCTCATGGTGGTCAAAGCCCCAGCCTACAACATCTGTGTCGATTGCAAATAAACCAGTGCATGGCTCCAGCTTCCAACATGATGGATCTCCCACTCCCAAAAAGAATGGTAGAGTACCTGCAGAGGTACCCATTCAAACTCTGA